The following are from one region of the Plasmodium gaboni strain SY75 chromosome 12, whole genome shotgun sequence genome:
- a CDS encoding putative cytidine deaminase translates to MDSEITNLEEILPCSHTRDVELVPMFYFEVQKKVAKDALFIMKDYINKELYDKYNHLKRCKKCSDSVQILIGTCNHIPFELSQKLIEKIKQENNNDESNNLIISKIMVSKYAPITRKQYVEWSIHWPLYYRKPDKDILILKKEEINKYIKFINISINIGKQFGTCNSGCVITYNDQIIASSGDNIKNHPLQHAPMLAIEQVSYKLRHIWLNKQKEKTNLQKKIKIIQKETNKCDSLKNEQKNENNKNHTLLPNFQNDNNQNNHNILLDNISNDQYLCTNFYAFLSHEPCYMCAMALLHSRIKCVIFDKQNINNGALMSQEKLHCIKSLNHHFKVFKTIRG, encoded by the coding sequence ATGGATAGTGAAATTACAAACCTGGAAGAAATATTACCTTGCTCGCATACAAGAGATGTGGAGCTTGTTCCCatgttttattttgaagtacaaaaaaaagttGCTAAAGACgctttatttattatgaaggattatattaataaagaattatatgataaatataatcatttgAAGAGATGTAAGAAATGTTCAGATTCTGTTCAAATTTTGATAGGTACATGTAATCATATACCATTTGAATTATCACAGAAattaatagaaaaaataaaacaagaaaataataatgatgaatctaataatttaataatatctaAAATTATGGTTTCTAAATATGCACCTATTACTAGGAAACAATATGTTGAATGGTCTATCCATTGGCctttatattatagaaAACCTGATAAAGATATTctaatattaaaaaaggaagaaattaataaatatataaaatttataaatatttctataaatatagGAAAACAATTTGGTACATGTAATAGTGGTTGTGttataacatataatgATCAAATTATTGCATCCTCAggtgataatataaaaaatcaTCCACTTCAACATGCACCTATGCTAGCTATAGAACAAGTGTCATATAAACTAAGACATATATGGTTAAAcaaacaaaaagaaaaaacaaatttacaaaaaaaaattaaaataattcaaaaagaaacaaataAATGTGATAGTCTAAAAAATGAACAGaagaatgaaaataataagaatcATACACTTTTACCAAATTTtcaaaatgataataatcaaaataatcataatattttattagataatatatctaatgATCAATATCTTTGTACTAATTTTTATGCATTCCTAAGTCATGAACCCTGTTATATGTGTGCTATGGCTTTATTACATTCAAGAATTAAATGTGTTATCTTTGACAAAcagaatataaataacGGAGCTCTCATGAGTCAAGAAAAATTACATTGTATTAAAAGTTTAAATCACCATTTTAAAGTCTTCAAAACGATTAGaggataa
- a CDS encoding putative membrane protein (conserved Plasmodium membrane protein, unknown function), giving the protein MRILPLLIILFFVFYKKLNVTCIIEKQDIYLDDDFRSFTYFFASSPSADFLSRIVHSDDSRFVQIKNKIDIWSKTVDKAYAINQVSNDIMKVYVTLLLLLLLPYFVYMGIFGNTKNKTVLALSSILGYFTLLITFYLSNGILNIGFVCSLPLVFGFFIFNLASSDCIIKSLYKYTRYIFCFIFAKLLYDVVTNLKLDELNSFDYGISGYIYMNLLKGNYYFILKIVHLIVLSVITLVIIKLFPNVFSSSSLQSPISIIADKYMVSFLCALPVSAFITQIFFLICKTINPIDPTLFFMIPSSLNFLSISTIFSLITWIITTCVLTILRNRVESDYNHILNKLSSRLGEFL; this is encoded by the exons atgAGGATACTTCCCcttttaattattttattttttgttttttacaaaaaattaaatgttACTTGTATAATTGAAAAGCAAGATATCTACTTGGATGATGACTTTAGAAGTTTCActtatttttttg CATCCTCTCCATCCGCTGATTTCTTATCTCGGATTGTCCACAGTGACGATTCAAGATTTgttcaaataaaaaataaaatag aTATATGGAGCAAAACTGTGGACAAGGCATATGCAATAAATCAA GTTTCTAATGATATTATGAAAGTATATGTAACattgttgttgttattaCTACTACcatattttgtttatatgGGAATCTTCg GCAATACGAAAAATAAGACAGTTTTGGCCTTATCATCTATATTGG GTTATTTCACGCTTTTaattacattttatttGAGTAATGGAATTTTAAATATAGGATTTGTTTGTTCCTTACCATTAGTATTTGGAT tttttatttttaatttggCTAGTTCAGATTGCATAATAAAATCGCtgtataaatatactaGATATATATTCTGTTTT ATTTTTGCTAAGCTTCTTTATGATGTTGTAACAAATTTAAAACTGGATGAACTCAATTCATTCGATTATGGAATTAGCGGATATATTTACATGAACt TGTTGAAGGggaattattattttattttaaaaattgtTCATTTGATTGTACTAAGTGTTATAACATTagttattataaaattgtTTCCTAATGTTTTTTCAAGTAGTTCCTTACAAAGCCCTATATCAAT AATTGCTGATAAATATATGGTCTCCTTTTTATGTGCCCTACCTGTTTCTGCTTTTATAActcaaattttttttttaatatgtaaaaCTATAAACCCCATAG aCCCGACCCTATTTTTCATGATACCTAGTTCACTGAATTTTTTGTCCATAAGCACAATTTTTTCCCTCATTA CTTGGATAATAACAACATGCGTGTTAACAATTTTGAGGAATCGTGTTGAATCAG ATTACAATCATATATTGAATAAGCTATCTAGTAGACTAGGTgaatttttatga
- a CDS encoding hypothetical protein (conserved Plasmodium protein, unknown function): MYTIDFVNEEKYIQRVGDICGDFYVPVCLPGRYKYNVEDIENLLHLWMTKKHKIKNGEHKDLYLFSLLFKETKFSLILTKSRYENNISSWQTLWLSWKHVFKNSFDENNNKYKNLYTNNIIQFQAGCIYLLFLLYFSQHIEENHYALPLYLSPDIMNLCLDVTEKCEETNIFKELRFILNFMIDTNSIILCCNDELNEIYQDRYGDPLYIEKNKMSVENSIEINDVDTNKLYDNLIKDIKYICEKCDEKKRKKTLSNTSTNSLLTKLEHIKKVINKDDL, from the coding sequence atgtatACAATCGATTTTgtaaatgaagaaaaatatattcaaagGGTAGGAGATATTTGTGGTGATTTTTACGTACCAGTATGTTTACCAGGCcgatataaatataacgTTGAAGATATAGAAAATCTTTTACATCTATGGATGACTAAgaaacataaaataaaaaatggaGAACATAaagatttatatttgtttagtttattatttaaagaaacaaaattttctttaatattaacaaaatcaagatatgaaaataatatttcatcATGGCAAACCTTATGGTTATCTTGGAAGCatgtatttaaaaatagtttcgatgaaaataataataaatataaaaatttatatacaaataatattatacaatTCCAAGCAGgatgtatatatttattattcttattatattttagTCAACATATAGAAGAAAATCACTATGCTCTTCCATTATACCTTTCACCTGATATAATGAATCTTTGTTTAGATGTTACAGAGAAATGTGAAGAAactaatatttttaaagaattaagatttatattaaattttatgaTCGATACCAATtctattattttatgttgTAATGATGAATTGAATGAAATATATCAAGACAGATATGGAGATCCACtttatattgaaaaaaataaaatgtcTGTAGAAAATTCTATAGAAATTAATGATGTAGATACTAATAAActatatgataatttaattaaggatattaaatatatttgtgaAAAATGTGATgaaaaaaagagaaaaaaaacttTAAGCAACACATCTACTAATAGTCTCCTTACAAAATTAGAGCATATTAAAAAGGTAATAAATAAGGATGATCTTTGA
- a CDS encoding hypothetical protein (conserved Plasmodium protein, unknown function) yields MRYRLFPALHFLSYLRKIHIYYSPQRCEKADVARRLIIFCSSQKIKERYPMLTVTWELLAYENPPMIEVEYFNGEKEKINIEYFSNTQKKKILDEWK; encoded by the exons atgagATATAGGCTTTTTCCTGCCCTACATTTTTTAAGTTATCTAAGAAAAATCcacatatattattcacCTCAAAGATGTGAGAAAGCGGACGTGGCAAG gagattaattatattttgcTCGTCTCAAAAAATTAAGGAGAGATATCCGATGCTTACAGTAACATGGGAATTATTAGC TTATGAAAACCCCCCAATGATAGAGgttgaatattttaatgGAGAGAAGGAAAA gataaatatagaatatTTCAGCAACACACagaagaagaaaattttAGACGAGTGGAAATA